From a region of the Kiritimatiellales bacterium genome:
- the thyX gene encoding FAD-dependent thymidylate synthase produces MAHIIVPEAEALLDQKIPVLDKGFVRLVDYMGGDARIVQTARVSYGEGTKTVREDAGLIDYLLRNEHTSPFEHVIFELHCKMPIFVARQWIRHRTARLNEISGRYSVMTDEFYLPPREQISLQSTDNKQGRENDSVPPELQDKVLKILEQDQSACYKNYSEILNDGIARELARINLPLSLYTEWYWQMDLKNMLHFLKLRMDHHSQWEIQEYARAIAVIVKAVCPLAYESFERHILNGAKFSSDEIAAIHALLDGKPNPMEGRRLADFKKKLNFYAG; encoded by the coding sequence ATGGCACATATTATTGTCCCCGAAGCGGAAGCGCTTCTTGATCAAAAGATTCCAGTGCTGGATAAGGGATTCGTCAGGCTGGTTGATTATATGGGCGGTGATGCGCGGATTGTTCAAACAGCCCGTGTTTCTTACGGTGAAGGCACTAAAACAGTCAGGGAAGATGCCGGGCTGATTGATTACCTGTTGAGAAATGAACACACATCACCATTCGAACACGTTATTTTTGAGTTGCACTGCAAGATGCCAATTTTTGTCGCGCGGCAATGGATTCGCCACCGCACCGCCCGGTTGAATGAAATTTCCGGCCGTTACAGTGTCATGACAGATGAATTTTATCTGCCGCCACGCGAACAAATCAGCTTGCAAAGCACCGACAATAAACAGGGCCGTGAAAACGATTCTGTGCCGCCGGAACTGCAGGATAAAGTTCTTAAAATACTTGAACAAGATCAATCAGCCTGTTACAAAAATTATTCCGAAATTTTAAACGACGGAATTGCACGCGAACTGGCACGAATCAATCTGCCTCTTTCGTTATATACGGAATGGTATTGGCAGATGGATTTAAAAAATATGCTGCACTTTTTAAAATTGCGGATGGATCATCATTCTCAATGGGAAATTCAGGAATATGCACGTGCAATTGCAGTGATTGTTAAAGCTGTTTGTCCGCTGGCTTATGAATCTTTTGAACGGCATATTCTGAACGGTGCAAAATTTTCCAGCGACGAGATTGCCGCTATTCATGCACTGCTTGACGGAAAGCCGAATCCAATGGAAGGACGCCGGCTGGCTGATTTTAAGAAAAAATTAAATTTTTATGCAGGATAA
- a CDS encoding exonuclease domain-containing protein has protein sequence MGKASTAYVWFDTEFTSLNLDEAHMLQVAVMITDCNLKRITPPVEDLKFYIRLPDGLPVSDWVEKNLPELVTQCRSPAALPADEVDRQLTAYVDRWCGTPLKTIQKRPILAGNSVHTDWMLARKYFPTFINRLHYRLLDVSSLKIQWFDVFDGKEFDKENVSIVKKYFPEADLKRMQRHDAYYDIIASAAELAYYRKKMNLTV, from the coding sequence TACGTTTGGTTTGATACAGAATTTACATCTTTAAATCTGGATGAAGCGCACATGCTTCAGGTTGCAGTGATGATTACCGATTGCAATCTAAAACGGATTACGCCGCCAGTAGAGGATTTAAAATTTTATATCCGCCTGCCGGACGGCCTGCCTGTCAGTGACTGGGTGGAAAAAAACCTGCCGGAGCTTGTGACACAATGCCGGTCACCGGCAGCGCTGCCGGCGGATGAGGTTGACCGGCAATTAACTGCGTATGTTGATCGCTGGTGCGGGACACCGCTTAAAACCATTCAGAAGCGCCCGATTCTGGCCGGCAACAGTGTGCATACAGACTGGATGCTGGCACGGAAATATTTCCCAACGTTTATTAACCGGCTGCATTATCGGCTGCTGGATGTATCGTCATTAAAAATCCAGTGGTTTGATGTTTTCGACGGGAAAGAGTTTGATAAGGAAAACGTGTCTATCGTAAAAAAATATTTTCCGGAAGCTGATCTGAAACGGATGCAGCGGCATGATGCATATTACGATATCATAGCGTCTGCTGCCGAGCTTGCCTACTATCGCAAAAAAATGAACCTCACTGTATAA